From the genome of Acidobacteriota bacterium, one region includes:
- a CDS encoding MBL fold metallo-hydrolase: MGPGGRLGRRAAFREPFGNTGGGRPGLARAPGLSSSGGRTAAEAMRARPRGVSPASRLWQCAPMVDAVCRWAGLAAALAGALACAAGSREANGERPGRPRIRVLGTVQDGGLPHPACTCRRCERARRNPAARRFVASIAIVLPDRRIFLVDATPDLAAQLDLLRDVRRAPEGRVDRSPLAGVFLTHAHIGHYLGLAYLGYEAVSTRGIPLYGTPSMLAFIEENEPWRLLVRRGHVSPRAIRPGRPVSLGGGVTVRPLSVPHRDELTDTVGFAIEGPRRSVLYVPDTDGWDRWDPPPEEIVARFDAAIVDGTFFSGNELPGRSTAEIGHPLVRETIDRLGPVVARGTEILFTHLNHSNPALDPGSPERRLLEKAGFRVAREGEELDL; this comes from the coding sequence ATGGGGCCGGGCGGCCGGCTCGGCCGCCGGGCGGCATTCCGGGAGCCGTTCGGCAACACCGGCGGCGGCCGCCCCGGTCTCGCCAGGGCCCCGGGGCTCTCCTCCTCCGGTGGCCGAACGGCGGCCGAGGCGATGCGGGCCCGCCCCCGGGGGGTTTCTCCCGCTTCCCGTTTGTGGCAGTGTGCGCCCATGGTCGACGCCGTGTGCCGGTGGGCCGGGCTGGCAGCCGCACTCGCCGGAGCGCTGGCTTGCGCGGCCGGCTCGCGCGAGGCGAACGGAGAGCGTCCCGGCCGGCCTCGGATTCGCGTGCTGGGGACGGTCCAGGACGGGGGACTGCCCCACCCGGCCTGCACCTGCCGCCGGTGCGAGCGGGCCCGACGGAACCCTGCGGCTCGGCGCTTCGTCGCCTCGATCGCGATCGTCCTTCCCGACCGGCGGATCTTCCTGGTGGACGCGACTCCCGATCTTGCCGCCCAGCTCGATCTCCTTCGGGACGTGCGCCGGGCGCCGGAAGGTCGGGTCGATCGGTCACCCTTGGCCGGCGTTTTCCTGACCCACGCCCACATCGGCCACTATCTCGGCCTGGCCTACCTCGGCTACGAGGCGGTGAGCACGCGCGGCATTCCCCTGTACGGGACCCCGTCGATGCTGGCGTTCATCGAGGAGAACGAGCCCTGGCGGCTCCTCGTCCGGCGCGGACACGTGTCGCCGCGCGCGATCCGGCCGGGCCGGCCGGTCTCCCTCGGCGGGGGCGTGACCGTGCGCCCCCTTTCCGTCCCCCACCGCGACGAGCTCACCGACACGGTCGGCTTCGCGATCGAGGGACCCCGGCGCAGCGTCCTGTACGTCCCGGACACCGACGGGTGGGACCGGTGGGACCCGCCTCCGGAGGAGATCGTCGCGCGGTTCGACGCCGCGATCGTCGACGGAACGTTCTTCTCCGGAAACGAGCTTCCCGGGCGGTCCACGGCGGAGATCGGTCATCCGCTCGTTCGCGAGACGATCGACCGGCTCGGACCGGTGGTGGCGCGAGGCACCGAGATCCTCTTCACCCACCTGAACCACTCGAACCCGGCCCTCGATCCCGGCAGCCCCGAGCGCCGGCTCCTCGAGAAGGCCGGATTCCGGGTCGCCCGCGAGGGCGAGGAGCTGGATCTCTGA
- a CDS encoding Glu/Leu/Phe/Val dehydrogenase, whose protein sequence is MPELHRLDPESFCAFLRERGIRRAFLAPPRPGEPPRASHEALAPLAAWLASERRDHREHEAVFFQVGPETGALQGAFVHRTCRGQAAGGVRLRRYDTIESWFRDGLRLSYGMTLKNALAGLWWGGGKGVIDPAGAIDPEQPGPRRRLYEEYGAFISSLRGCYVTAEDSGTTAEDMAAVFSRTRFTTCIPPEFGGSGNPSGPTARGVVCGMRAALDHLGMGGLRGKSVAVQGLGEVGGRLVTHLLEAGVARVVGADPDARRIEALRRRHPDAPLELRQVPAGDESILAEPVDILSPCAVGGVLNSRTIPSVRARVVCGAANNQLEDPEADDERLAGRGIVYVPDFLVNRMGIVNCADEQYGSVPDDPRVMSHLDDASPHGIYRTARDVLDRA, encoded by the coding sequence ATGCCCGAGCTCCATCGCCTCGACCCGGAATCGTTCTGTGCCTTTCTTCGCGAGCGGGGGATCCGCCGCGCCTTTCTCGCGCCGCCTCGGCCGGGAGAGCCGCCCCGGGCCTCGCACGAAGCGCTGGCCCCGCTGGCGGCCTGGCTCGCTTCCGAACGCCGCGATCACCGGGAGCACGAGGCGGTCTTCTTCCAGGTCGGGCCGGAGACGGGGGCGCTGCAAGGGGCGTTCGTCCACCGGACGTGCCGCGGCCAGGCGGCGGGCGGCGTGCGGCTCCGGCGCTACGACACGATCGAATCGTGGTTCCGGGACGGGCTCCGCCTGTCGTACGGAATGACGCTCAAGAACGCGCTCGCCGGTCTATGGTGGGGCGGTGGCAAGGGGGTGATCGACCCCGCCGGGGCGATCGACCCCGAACAGCCCGGCCCGCGCCGCCGGCTGTACGAAGAGTACGGCGCGTTCATCAGCTCGCTTCGTGGATGCTACGTGACCGCCGAGGATTCCGGGACGACGGCCGAGGACATGGCGGCCGTCTTCAGCCGGACGCGCTTTACGACCTGCATCCCGCCCGAGTTCGGCGGAAGCGGCAACCCCTCCGGGCCGACCGCGCGGGGTGTCGTCTGCGGAATGCGCGCCGCGCTCGACCATCTGGGGATGGGTGGGCTGCGCGGCAAGTCGGTGGCTGTGCAGGGGCTCGGAGAGGTGGGCGGCAGGCTGGTCACGCATCTTCTGGAGGCGGGGGTGGCGCGGGTGGTCGGCGCCGATCCCGATGCGCGCCGGATCGAAGCCCTCCGGCGCCGGCATCCGGACGCTCCGCTGGAGCTGCGCCAGGTCCCGGCCGGAGACGAGTCGATCCTGGCCGAGCCGGTGGACATTCTCTCCCCGTGCGCGGTGGGGGGCGTGCTCAACTCGAGGACGATCCCCTCGGTGCGGGCACGGGTCGTCTGCGGCGCGGCGAACAACCAGCTCGAGGATCCCGAGGCGGACGACGAGCGACTCGCGGGCCGCGGCATCGTCTACGTTCCCGATTTCCTCGTCAACCGAATGGGCATCGTCAACTGCGCCGACGAGCAGTACGGGAGCGTGCCGGACGACCCACGCGTCATGTCCCATCTCGATGACGCGTCTCCCCACGGGATCTACCGTACGGCCCGCGATGTCCTGGATCGGGCG